The following are encoded in a window of Corynebacterium marinum DSM 44953 genomic DNA:
- a CDS encoding alpha/beta hydrolase: MTVADISGWHEDVLGPDFQACDINLGPDPEGEGDVVATLVRFGDPAASTRAVLWVHGMTDYFFHEHVARAMDEAGYAFYALDLRKCGRSCREGQRWHYSGDFRHYFPELTAALDIITAGHPDVTPIAHSTAGMIVPLWAAHLARNDSARHAKLGGIILNSPWLDMMYPRAAVALGRPVVGVLGRLMPGLEVPGGNLGSYGMSIHRDHHGEWDFDVNFKPVRGHRKYLGWLREVLRAQARIQRGKVDVGVPVLTVCSAESRLGKPYSAESAGVDTVLDVAQIQRWAPLLGRDVTVHPVEGAMHDVFLSQTGPREEALATALRWLGRR, translated from the coding sequence ATGACAGTTGCTGACATCTCCGGCTGGCACGAGGACGTTCTCGGCCCCGACTTCCAGGCCTGCGACATCAATCTGGGCCCCGACCCCGAGGGGGAGGGTGACGTCGTCGCCACCCTGGTGCGGTTCGGGGATCCGGCGGCGTCGACACGCGCCGTCCTGTGGGTGCACGGGATGACGGACTACTTCTTCCACGAGCACGTGGCCCGCGCGATGGACGAGGCGGGTTACGCGTTCTACGCCCTTGACCTGCGCAAGTGCGGCCGGTCCTGCCGGGAGGGGCAGCGCTGGCACTACAGCGGGGACTTCCGGCACTACTTCCCCGAGTTGACGGCCGCGCTGGACATCATCACGGCCGGGCACCCCGACGTCACCCCGATCGCCCACTCCACGGCCGGGATGATCGTGCCGTTGTGGGCCGCGCATCTGGCGCGCAACGACTCAGCCCGGCATGCGAAACTGGGCGGCATCATCCTCAACTCGCCGTGGCTGGACATGATGTACCCGCGGGCGGCGGTCGCGCTGGGCCGGCCGGTGGTCGGGGTGCTCGGCCGGCTGATGCCCGGCCTGGAGGTGCCCGGCGGCAACCTGGGCTCCTACGGGATGTCGATCCACCGGGACCACCACGGCGAGTGGGACTTCGACGTGAACTTCAAGCCGGTGCGGGGCCACCGGAAGTACCTGGGCTGGCTGCGGGAGGTGCTGCGCGCCCAGGCCCGGATTCAACGGGGCAAGGTCGACGTGGGCGTCCCGGTGCTCACGGTGTGCTCGGCGGAGTCCCGGCTGGGCAAGCCGTACTCGGCGGAGTCCGCCGGAGTGGACACCGTGCTGGATGTCGCGCAGATCCAGCGGTGGGCCCCGCTGCTCGGCAGGGACGTGACGGTGCACCCCGTCGAGGGGGCGATGCACGACGTGTTCCTGTCGCAGACCGGGCCGCGGGAGGAGGCGCTGGCTACGGCGCTGCGGTGGTTGGGGCGCAGGTAG
- a CDS encoding protein adenylyltransferase SelO translates to MSAPHLDHRFADAFPELVHAARGEPQPDPRLILLNETLARELGLDPGWLRSPEGVTFLLGRGGGRTVAMGYAGHQFGQLSPRLGDGRALLLGELTDTAGRVRDLHTKGTGPTAFSRGGDGRGALGPMLREYLVSEAMHALGVPTTRALAVVSTGRKIQRGGVVPGAALVRTAASHLRIGTVQYARLIGDEDLVDRLCTYARERHHPALDTHEAFFRAVMHAQAETIAKWMRLGFIHGVMNTDNTTLSGETIDYGPCAFLDRFDPATFFSSIDTHGRYAFRNQPAILGWNLARLAEAMVPLFDADENAAVEKAQAAMDDFPGVWEKAQERELARALGTSDADLGRRWLELLEERAPDLTSTHRLLADSPTALAEVVGREWVADWQALSPDTAALDRLHPRYIPRNHLLQAALTDAEAGDLVPYLQLLAAVTDPYTDHGPELRRPAPEGFDEMFRTFCGT, encoded by the coding sequence ATGAGCGCACCGCACCTGGACCACCGCTTCGCCGACGCATTTCCCGAGCTTGTCCACGCCGCCCGCGGAGAACCCCAGCCCGATCCGCGTCTGATCCTGCTGAATGAAACCCTCGCCCGGGAGCTCGGACTCGACCCGGGGTGGCTGCGCAGCCCCGAGGGCGTGACCTTCCTCCTGGGCCGGGGAGGCGGCCGGACCGTGGCCATGGGCTACGCCGGGCACCAGTTCGGGCAGCTCTCGCCCCGCCTCGGCGACGGCCGTGCGCTGCTGCTCGGCGAGCTCACCGACACGGCGGGCCGGGTCCGCGATCTCCACACGAAGGGCACCGGCCCCACCGCCTTCTCCCGGGGCGGCGACGGCCGCGGCGCACTGGGACCCATGCTCCGCGAGTACCTCGTCTCCGAGGCGATGCACGCGCTGGGCGTGCCCACCACCCGCGCCCTCGCCGTGGTGTCCACCGGCCGGAAGATTCAGCGCGGCGGCGTGGTCCCCGGCGCGGCGCTCGTGCGCACGGCCGCCAGCCACCTGCGTATCGGCACCGTCCAGTACGCGCGCCTCATCGGCGACGAGGACCTCGTCGACCGGCTGTGCACCTATGCCCGGGAACGCCACCACCCCGCCCTGGACACCCACGAGGCGTTCTTCCGCGCGGTGATGCACGCGCAGGCGGAGACCATCGCGAAGTGGATGCGGCTCGGATTCATCCACGGGGTGATGAACACCGACAACACCACCCTGTCCGGCGAGACCATCGACTACGGCCCCTGCGCCTTCCTCGACCGCTTCGACCCTGCGACGTTCTTCAGCTCCATCGACACCCACGGCCGCTACGCCTTCCGCAACCAGCCCGCCATCCTCGGCTGGAACCTCGCCCGCCTCGCCGAGGCGATGGTCCCGCTTTTCGACGCCGACGAGAACGCGGCCGTCGAGAAGGCGCAGGCCGCCATGGACGACTTCCCCGGGGTGTGGGAGAAGGCGCAGGAACGCGAGCTGGCCCGCGCGTTGGGGACTTCCGACGCCGACCTCGGCCGCCGCTGGCTGGAACTCCTCGAGGAACGCGCCCCGGACCTGACTTCCACCCACCGCCTGCTCGCCGACTCCCCCACCGCGCTGGCCGAGGTCGTCGGCCGGGAATGGGTCGCAGACTGGCAGGCCCTGTCCCCGGACACCGCCGCCCTGGACCGCCTCCATCCGCGGTACATCCCGCGCAACCACCTGCTCCAGGCCGCGCTCACCGACGCCGAGGCCGGCGACCTGGTGCCCTACCTGCAGTTGCTGGCCGCGGTCACCGATCCATACACGGACCACGGCCCCGAGCTGCGGAGACCTGCCCCGGAGGGTTTCGACGAGATGTTCCGCACCTTCTGCGGCACCTAG
- a CDS encoding ABC transporter permease: MTTQFTGTGRLLRLYLRLDRFRLPVWVLSMFVVVWASVDALQTSFSDPLSLQARGVLGANPAAVMMSGPVFGLDNYTMGLMVASELSLWTLIVAAVMGVLFMVRHTRTDEETGRLEMLRALPVGRMAAPTASMILVALATLAMGAAVSAGLLITGMRVADSLAFGLATALTGMVFGAAAAVAAQLSDNARAASGLGIAAIVVAFLIRAAGDVIDYQGSWLSWFSPLAWAQQTRLYADLRWWPLALSAVTVIVLVTLAFWLVGRRDLGAGLGHGRPGPGRASSRLLSPAGLAWRLENPTFLIWAVGLFAFAVVFGTLADELEGVVDVMPAIDDWVSLDLTDLTSSFGAMLLSYLSLGPALLLVSAFLHLRAEERGGRLTSMLIGGSSRSSFLAVWFAVVAAQAIAVLILLGFGLGIGIAVGSGDTRWIGDMTAASFAYLPAVLLYGTLAVLVFGLFPRLTALTWFYLAWSILVLFLGELLRLPDWARSTTPVWHTPAVPGTEVDPLPLILMTILAVSFLVIGLVGFRSRDIAEG, from the coding sequence ATGACCACGCAGTTCACCGGAACAGGCCGCCTCCTGCGCCTGTACCTGCGCCTGGACCGGTTCCGGCTGCCCGTCTGGGTCCTGTCGATGTTCGTCGTGGTGTGGGCCAGTGTGGACGCGCTGCAGACGAGCTTCTCCGACCCCCTGAGCCTGCAGGCCCGGGGGGTCCTCGGCGCCAACCCGGCGGCGGTGATGATGTCCGGGCCCGTGTTCGGGCTCGACAATTACACGATGGGGCTGATGGTCGCCAGCGAGCTCTCCCTATGGACGCTCATCGTCGCCGCGGTCATGGGTGTGCTCTTCATGGTCCGGCACACCCGAACCGACGAGGAGACCGGCCGGCTCGAGATGCTCCGCGCCCTGCCGGTCGGGCGCATGGCGGCACCGACGGCGTCGATGATCCTCGTCGCGCTGGCCACCCTCGCGATGGGTGCCGCCGTCTCTGCCGGGCTACTGATAACGGGCATGCGGGTCGCCGATTCGCTGGCCTTCGGGCTCGCCACGGCGCTGACCGGCATGGTCTTCGGCGCCGCCGCGGCTGTGGCGGCGCAGTTGAGCGACAACGCACGCGCGGCCTCCGGGCTGGGGATCGCCGCCATCGTCGTGGCCTTCCTCATACGAGCCGCCGGTGACGTCATCGACTACCAGGGGTCCTGGCTCTCCTGGTTCTCCCCGCTGGCCTGGGCCCAGCAGACCCGCCTCTACGCCGACCTGCGCTGGTGGCCGCTGGCGCTGTCCGCCGTCACCGTCATTGTGCTGGTCACCCTGGCCTTCTGGCTGGTGGGGCGCCGGGACCTCGGGGCGGGTCTGGGGCACGGCCGCCCGGGCCCCGGACGGGCGTCGTCACGCCTGCTCTCCCCCGCTGGACTGGCCTGGCGGCTGGAGAACCCGACGTTCCTCATCTGGGCGGTGGGCCTGTTCGCCTTCGCCGTGGTCTTCGGCACCCTGGCCGACGAACTGGAGGGCGTGGTGGACGTCATGCCGGCGATCGACGACTGGGTCAGTCTCGACCTGACGGATCTGACCAGTTCCTTCGGCGCCATGCTCCTGTCCTACCTCAGTCTCGGCCCCGCGCTTCTCCTGGTCTCCGCGTTCCTCCACCTGCGCGCGGAGGAACGCGGGGGTCGACTGACATCCATGCTCATCGGCGGCAGCTCCCGGTCGAGTTTCCTGGCGGTCTGGTTCGCCGTCGTGGCGGCGCAGGCGATTGCCGTGCTGATCCTCCTCGGCTTCGGGCTCGGAATCGGGATCGCCGTCGGCTCAGGGGACACCAGGTGGATCGGCGACATGACGGCGGCGTCGTTCGCCTACCTGCCCGCGGTCCTGCTCTACGGCACGCTGGCGGTGCTGGTGTTCGGACTGTTTCCCAGGCTCACCGCACTCACCTGGTTCTATCTGGCGTGGAGCATTCTCGTCCTCTTCCTGGGCGAGCTGCTCCGACTCCCCGACTGGGCGCGCAGCACCACGCCGGTCTGGCACACACCCGCCGTGCCCGGGACGGAGGTGGATCCCCTCCCCCTGATTCTCATGACGATCCTCGCCGTGAGCTTCCTGGTGATCGGCCTGGTCGGTTTCCGCAGCCGCGACATCGCCGAGGGCTGA
- a CDS encoding VOC family protein, which yields MPTIIPHIWIDRVADDAADFYVSALPDTAVVDRQTYPAEGLLDFQREFAGRTLAVELDVSGYRMALINAGDEFAPTPAISFFLNFDPSERADARGDLTRCWERLVDGGTVLMELGGYPFSPHYGWLMDRYGVSWQLMLTNPEGEPRPFVIPDLMFCGPAQNMAREAVDFYLSVFPDAELGSRVHYDEAQGPVTAESVIFSDFQIRGEWLSAMDSAVAQSFTFSPGISLMFRARGQAEIDRVWEALSAVPEAEQCGWLVDRYGVSWQIVPDNLGELLERPGAYGRFMGMKKIVVDEL from the coding sequence ATGCCCACGATCATCCCGCACATCTGGATCGACCGCGTCGCCGACGACGCCGCGGATTTCTACGTTTCCGCGCTGCCCGACACCGCGGTCGTGGACCGGCAGACCTACCCGGCCGAGGGGCTCCTGGATTTCCAGCGGGAGTTCGCCGGACGCACGCTGGCGGTGGAACTCGATGTCTCCGGCTACCGCATGGCGCTGATCAACGCGGGCGACGAATTCGCGCCCACCCCCGCCATCAGCTTCTTCCTCAACTTCGACCCCTCCGAACGCGCTGACGCCCGGGGGGATCTCACCCGCTGCTGGGAGCGGCTCGTCGACGGCGGGACCGTGCTCATGGAGTTGGGGGGCTACCCCTTCAGCCCGCACTACGGCTGGTTGATGGACCGCTACGGAGTGAGCTGGCAGCTCATGCTCACCAACCCGGAGGGTGAACCCCGGCCGTTCGTCATCCCGGACCTCATGTTCTGCGGCCCCGCGCAGAACATGGCGCGGGAGGCGGTCGACTTCTACCTGTCGGTGTTCCCGGACGCGGAGCTGGGCAGCCGGGTCCACTACGACGAGGCTCAGGGGCCGGTGACCGCGGAGTCGGTGATCTTCTCGGACTTCCAGATCCGTGGTGAGTGGCTCTCCGCCATGGATTCGGCCGTGGCGCAGTCCTTCACGTTCTCGCCCGGGATCTCCCTCATGTTCCGGGCCCGCGGCCAGGCGGAGATCGACCGGGTCTGGGAGGCGCTGTCGGCGGTGCCGGAGGCCGAGCAGTGCGGCTGGCTGGTCGACCGCTACGGGGTCAGCTGGCAGATCGTCCCCGACAACCTCGGCGAACTCCTGGAACGGCCCGGCGCCTACGGCAGGTTCATGGGGATGAAGAAGATCGTCGTCGACGAACTGTGA
- a CDS encoding ABC transporter ATP-binding protein produces MSDTAITMVNLSKTFGSTRALDDFNISVPAGEVRGFLGPNGSGKSTAIRVLLGVLRATAGSAQVLGMDPWRDSVELHHRLAYVGGDTSLWPNLTGGEAIDLLTRHQSSDALRRRRDDLIERFELDPRKKSRTYSKGNRQKVALIAALSLDVDLYLLDEPTAGLDPLMESLFTEEIRARRDEGRTVLLSSHILGEVEKLCDSVTIIRAGRDVEHGTMSELRHLTRSAVAGTVAADAQGLASVPGVHDLAVDGGKFRFQVEDHNLDDVLRVLPDMGVQNLTITPPSLEDLFLRHYGTGEGARR; encoded by the coding sequence ATGAGTGACACCGCCATCACCATGGTCAACCTGTCCAAGACCTTCGGATCGACCCGGGCCCTGGACGACTTCAACATCTCGGTGCCGGCCGGAGAGGTCCGCGGATTCCTCGGCCCCAACGGTTCCGGCAAATCCACCGCCATCCGGGTGCTGCTCGGCGTCCTCCGCGCCACCGCGGGCTCGGCGCAGGTTCTGGGAATGGACCCGTGGCGGGATTCGGTGGAACTGCATCACCGCCTCGCCTACGTCGGCGGTGACACCAGCCTGTGGCCGAACCTCACCGGCGGAGAGGCCATCGACCTGCTCACCCGCCACCAGAGCTCCGACGCCCTGCGCCGGCGCCGGGACGACCTCATCGAACGCTTCGAACTCGACCCGCGGAAGAAGTCCCGGACCTACTCCAAGGGAAACCGGCAGAAGGTCGCGCTCATCGCCGCGCTCTCCCTCGACGTCGATCTCTACCTGCTCGACGAACCGACCGCCGGCCTCGACCCGTTGATGGAGTCGCTGTTCACCGAGGAGATCAGGGCGCGCCGGGACGAGGGCCGGACCGTGCTGCTGTCGAGCCACATCCTCGGCGAGGTGGAGAAGTTGTGCGATTCCGTCACGATCATCCGGGCCGGCCGGGACGTCGAGCACGGGACGATGTCCGAGCTGCGCCACCTCACCCGTTCGGCGGTCGCCGGCACCGTCGCCGCCGACGCCCAGGGTCTGGCGTCCGTCCCGGGGGTCCACGATCTCGCGGTGGACGGGGGAAAGTTCCGCTTCCAGGTGGAGGACCACAACCTCGACGACGTCCTGCGCGTGCTGCCCGACATGGGGGTGCAGAACCTGACGATCACTCCCCCGTCCCTGGAGGATCTCTTCCTCCGCCACTACGGCACCGGTGAGGGGGCGCGGCGATGA
- the map gene encoding type I methionyl aminopeptidase, producing MSNRSLLVPGKPTPIRTVPDHIERPEYVWKDEVRENIGEAFIQPPEVIEAMREASKIAANALKEVGKAVAPGVTTDELDRIAHEYMVDHGAYPSTLGYRGYTKSSCTSLNEIVCHGIPDTTVMQDGDIVNVDVTAFKNGVHGDTNATFLVGDVSEEHRLLVERTHEALMRGIRAAKPGREINVIGRVIESYANRFGYNVVRDFTGHGVGPTFHNGLVVLHYDSTTYRDILEPGMTLTIEPMINLGSLDYTIWDDDWTVQNTDGRFTAQFEHTIVITEDGNEILTLPDED from the coding sequence ATGTCGAATCGTTCCCTTCTTGTCCCCGGTAAACCCACTCCCATCCGCACCGTCCCGGACCACATCGAGCGCCCCGAGTACGTGTGGAAGGACGAGGTCCGGGAGAACATCGGCGAGGCGTTCATCCAGCCCCCCGAGGTGATCGAGGCGATGCGCGAGGCGTCGAAGATCGCCGCCAACGCGCTCAAGGAGGTGGGCAAGGCCGTCGCCCCGGGCGTGACCACCGACGAACTCGACCGCATCGCCCACGAGTACATGGTTGACCACGGCGCCTACCCCTCCACCCTGGGCTACCGGGGCTACACCAAGTCCTCCTGCACCTCGCTCAACGAGATCGTGTGCCACGGCATCCCCGACACCACCGTCATGCAGGACGGCGACATCGTCAACGTCGACGTCACCGCCTTCAAGAACGGCGTGCACGGCGACACCAACGCGACCTTCCTGGTCGGCGACGTCTCCGAGGAGCACCGCCTGCTCGTCGAGCGCACCCACGAGGCTCTGATGCGCGGCATCAGGGCGGCGAAGCCGGGCCGCGAGATCAACGTCATCGGCCGGGTCATCGAGTCCTACGCCAACCGCTTCGGTTACAACGTCGTCCGCGACTTCACCGGCCACGGCGTGGGCCCCACCTTCCACAACGGCCTGGTGGTGCTCCACTACGACTCCACCACCTACCGCGACATCCTGGAGCCGGGTATGACGCTGACCATCGAACCGATGATCAACCTCGGCAGCCTCGACTACACCATCTGGGACGACGACTGGACCGTGCAGAACACCGACGGCAGATTCACCGCCCAGTTCGAGCACACCATCGTGATCACCGAGGACGGCAACGAGATCCTCACCCTGCCCGACGAGGACTAA
- the mqo gene encoding malate dehydrogenase (quinone), with translation MSTDKKNAAVIADEVDVALVGAGVMSATLGAMIRELEPSWSQMIFERLDGPAQESTSPWNNAGTGHSALCELNYTPEKNGRIDVSKAIDINEKFQVSRQFWSHQVDNGVLADPGDWVQPVPHLAFAQGHDQVDYLRRRHEALKDNILFPGMEFVDDDAKFAERLPVMAEGRDFDAEKVAYAGTDLGTDVNFGALTRQFLTAAEASGTEIRYGHEVKNLKKDGKHWKVTVKNVHTGDTSVIRAKFVFVGAGGYALDLLRKAGVPEVNGYAGFPVSGMWLRSTNPELIEKHSAKVYGKAKVGAPPMSVPHLDTRVIDGEKGLLFGPYGGWTPKFLKEGSYLDLFKSIRPDNIPSYLGVAVQEFALTKYLISEVAKDFEKRLVDLRDYVPSAKAEDWETVVAGQRVQVIKPTAAPRFGSLEFGTTLINGSDGSIAGLLGASPGASIAPAAMLELLERCFGERMIEWGPKIYEMIPSYGVKLGDDKKMFDELWDYSQKTLKLAR, from the coding sequence GTGTCCACTGACAAGAAGAACGCTGCCGTGATCGCTGACGAGGTCGATGTCGCCCTCGTCGGCGCGGGTGTCATGAGCGCCACGCTGGGCGCCATGATCCGCGAGCTGGAGCCGAGCTGGTCCCAGATGATCTTCGAGCGCCTCGACGGACCCGCCCAGGAGTCCACTTCCCCGTGGAACAACGCCGGAACCGGACACTCCGCTCTCTGCGAGCTGAACTACACCCCGGAGAAGAACGGCCGCATCGACGTCTCCAAGGCGATCGACATCAACGAGAAGTTCCAGGTCTCACGCCAGTTCTGGTCCCACCAGGTCGACAACGGCGTGCTCGCCGACCCGGGCGACTGGGTCCAGCCGGTCCCGCACCTCGCCTTCGCCCAGGGCCACGACCAGGTCGACTACCTGCGCCGCCGCCACGAGGCGCTGAAGGACAACATCCTCTTCCCGGGCATGGAGTTCGTCGACGACGACGCCAAGTTCGCCGAGCGTCTGCCCGTCATGGCCGAGGGCCGCGACTTCGACGCGGAGAAGGTCGCCTACGCGGGCACAGACCTGGGCACCGACGTCAACTTCGGTGCGCTGACAAGGCAGTTCCTGACCGCGGCGGAGGCCTCCGGCACGGAGATCCGCTACGGCCACGAGGTCAAGAACCTCAAGAAGGACGGCAAGCACTGGAAGGTCACCGTCAAGAACGTCCACACCGGCGACACCTCCGTGATCCGGGCCAAGTTCGTCTTCGTCGGTGCCGGCGGCTACGCCCTCGACCTGCTGCGCAAGGCGGGCGTCCCCGAGGTCAACGGCTACGCCGGCTTCCCGGTCTCCGGCATGTGGCTGCGCTCCACCAACCCGGAGCTCATCGAGAAGCACTCCGCCAAGGTCTACGGCAAGGCGAAGGTCGGCGCCCCGCCGATGTCCGTTCCGCACCTGGACACCCGGGTCATCGACGGCGAGAAGGGCCTGCTGTTCGGCCCCTACGGCGGTTGGACCCCCAAGTTCCTCAAGGAGGGTTCCTACCTCGACCTGTTCAAGTCGATCCGCCCGGACAACATCCCCTCCTACCTGGGTGTCGCGGTGCAGGAGTTCGCACTGACCAAGTACCTGATCTCCGAGGTGGCGAAGGACTTCGAGAAGCGTCTCGTCGACCTGCGCGACTACGTCCCCTCCGCCAAGGCCGAGGACTGGGAGACTGTCGTCGCCGGTCAGCGCGTCCAGGTGATCAAGCCGACCGCCGCCCCGCGCTTCGGCTCCCTGGAGTTCGGCACCACCCTGATCAACGGCAGCGACGGTTCCATCGCCGGTCTGCTCGGCGCCTCCCCGGGAGCCTCCATCGCCCCGGCCGCCATGCTGGAGCTGCTGGAGCGTTGCTTCGGTGAGCGGATGATCGAGTGGGGTCCGAAGATCTACGAGATGATCCCGTCCTACGGCGTCAAGCTGGGCGACGACAAGAAGATGTTCGACGAGCTGTGGGATTACTCCCAGAAGACCCTGAAGCTGGCCCGCTAG
- the mtr gene encoding mycothione reductase, whose translation MTADLKVDKHYDLIIIGTGSGNSIPGPEFDDLSIAIVEKGTFGGTCLNVGCIPTKMFVHAADTALAARESGKLGLSSQVYHIDWPGIVSRVFDERIDLIAEGGEAYRRGPETPNIDVYDRHARFVGERTLRTGQGEEEMTISGDRVIIAAGSRPMVPESIAESGVHFHTNDDIMRLPQQPQSIIIVGGGFIAMEFAHVFDALGTKVHIVSRSGLLRRLDADLGSRINELAAKRYDVRVGRTVADAVQDSRGITVTLDDGGTVTADVMLVATGRTRNGDQLDLDLGGVEMTDDGRVSVDEYGRSTSAEGVWALGDVSSPYMLKHVANAEMRAVRHNLLHPDDLQKMPHENVPSAVFTNPQIATVGFTEREARRAGHNISVKIQKYGDVAYGWALEDTTGIAKLIADKDTGKLLGAHFLGPQASTLVQQMITVMAFDLDVREVATKQYWIHPALPEVTENALLGLEF comes from the coding sequence ATGACTGCTGACCTGAAGGTCGACAAGCACTATGACCTCATCATCATCGGCACCGGTTCGGGCAACTCGATTCCCGGGCCGGAGTTCGACGACCTCTCGATCGCCATCGTGGAGAAGGGCACCTTCGGCGGCACCTGCCTGAACGTGGGCTGCATCCCGACGAAGATGTTCGTCCACGCCGCCGACACCGCGCTGGCCGCCCGGGAGTCCGGCAAGCTGGGGCTGAGCTCGCAGGTGTACCACATCGACTGGCCCGGAATCGTCTCCCGCGTGTTCGACGAGCGCATCGACCTCATCGCGGAGGGCGGCGAGGCCTACCGCCGCGGCCCGGAGACCCCGAACATCGACGTCTACGACCGGCACGCCCGCTTCGTCGGCGAGCGCACGCTGCGCACCGGCCAGGGCGAGGAGGAGATGACCATCTCCGGCGACCGTGTCATCATCGCCGCCGGTTCCCGCCCCATGGTCCCCGAGTCCATCGCCGAATCCGGCGTGCACTTCCACACCAACGACGACATCATGCGCCTGCCGCAGCAGCCCCAGTCGATCATCATCGTCGGCGGCGGTTTCATCGCCATGGAGTTCGCGCACGTCTTCGACGCGCTCGGCACCAAGGTCCACATCGTCAGCCGTTCCGGCCTCCTGCGGCGTCTCGACGCCGACCTCGGCTCCCGCATCAACGAACTCGCCGCGAAACGTTACGACGTCCGCGTCGGCCGCACCGTCGCCGACGCCGTCCAGGACAGCCGCGGCATCACCGTCACCCTCGACGACGGCGGCACCGTCACCGCTGACGTCATGCTCGTCGCCACCGGCCGCACCCGGAACGGCGACCAGTTGGACCTGGACCTCGGCGGAGTGGAGATGACCGACGACGGCCGCGTCAGCGTCGACGAGTACGGCCGTTCCACCTCCGCCGAGGGCGTGTGGGCGCTGGGCGACGTGTCCTCGCCCTACATGCTCAAGCACGTGGCCAACGCCGAGATGCGGGCCGTCCGCCACAACCTGCTCCACCCGGACGACCTGCAGAAGATGCCGCACGAGAACGTGCCCTCCGCTGTGTTCACCAACCCGCAGATCGCCACCGTCGGCTTCACCGAGCGGGAGGCCCGCCGGGCCGGGCACAACATCTCGGTGAAGATCCAGAAGTACGGCGACGTCGCCTACGGCTGGGCGCTGGAGGACACCACCGGCATCGCCAAGCTCATCGCCGACAAGGACACGGGCAAACTGCTCGGCGCCCACTTCCTCGGCCCTCAGGCCTCCACCCTCGTCCAGCAGATGATCACGGTCATGGCCTTCGACCTCGACGTCCGCGAGGTGGCCACCAAGCAGTACTGGATCCACCCGGCGCTGCCCGAGGTGACGGAGAACGCGCTGCTGGGCCTGGAGTTCTAG